The genomic region CGGATCTTACGGTACGTCAAACGGATATTCCGGAGGAACATCGACGGGAAGCGGAACGACCGGAAGTACAGGCAGCACTTCCTCAGGAACTACGGGAACAACCGGAGGAACAGAAGGGACAACAACAGGAGGTGGAACGACCGGAGATAATGCAGGCAGCACTTCGGGAACCACTGGATCGACAGAAGGAACGGAATAAATAGTAATAAAAGATAAAGGGGTAGGTTACATGAGAAGAATTAAAAAGATATTTGTAACATTCTTGGCGATATGTATGATATGTCCATGTCTGTCGGTGATAACAGAAGCAGCGACAGCAGAACTGCGTTTTGCGGATCCGTCCACTACAGTAGGAGCGGAAGTTGATGTAAAGACCAAGCTGACTTCTGCTTCATCAATGCAGTCTATGGAAGCGACTTTAACGTATGACAAAAGTGAATTGAGATTTATCAGCGGTGATAATGCGACGGGAAAGGATGGAACCATTAAGATTTCCTGGACCGGAAGTGGAACAACTGCAGAATTTAATCTGAAGTTTCAGGCATTAAAAGAAGGTACTTCGAATATCGAAGTGTCAAGTGCTACGGGTACTGCGGAAGACGGAACGAACCTGGAAGTAACACAGGGAAGTTCTGCAGTTACGATCGGAGCTGGCGATCCGTCTCTGATTAAGGAAGAGACCAGTACCGAAGATACAACAACATCGACAGCAGATGGTGCCGTTGTGAAAGTGAACGGCAAGAAGTATGTTGTGACCAGCGATTTTTCGGAAGAGATCATTCCGGAAGGTTTTAAAAAAGGAGAGCTGACATTTGAAGGTTCAAAGTATTCTGTGATCACACAGGAGGCAAGTGGAATCAATGCAATGTATCTGACTGAAAAAGACAGCGATGATGCAGATTTCTATATGTATAACAGTGATGATGGATCTTTCGCACCGTTTGAAGAAGTTGAGATTGCAAAAGACAGATATATTATCCCATTGATGAATGATGGAAAGGTGAATCTGCCAAGCCAGTATCAGAAGACAACTCTGACATTAAATGGTAAAGAATTTGACACTTGGCAGGATACAAAAGACGCAGAATATTATATTATTTATGCTTTGAATTCTGACGGTGAAAAGACAACATATCGTTATGATACGACAGATGGAACCTATCAGAAATACACACCGGAATCAACCGGCAGTTCTTCTTCAGAAAGTAAGTTAAGTAACGGAAAAGGAATATGGGGAAAAATCCTTAATTTTGTAGAGAATTTCCTGGATATTGTAGTTA from Dorea longicatena harbors:
- a CDS encoding cohesin domain-containing protein produces the protein MRRIKKIFVTFLAICMICPCLSVITEAATAELRFADPSTTVGAEVDVKTKLTSASSMQSMEATLTYDKSELRFISGDNATGKDGTIKISWTGSGTTAEFNLKFQALKEGTSNIEVSSATGTAEDGTNLEVTQGSSAVTIGAGDPSLIKEETSTEDTTTSTADGAVVKVNGKKYVVTSDFSEEIIPEGFKKGELTFEGSKYSVITQEASGINAMYLTEKDSDDADFYMYNSDDGSFAPFEEVEIAKDRYIIPLMNDGKVNLPSQYQKTTLTLNGKEFDTWQDTKDAEYYIIYALNSDGEKTTYRYDTTDGTYQKYTPESTGSSSSESKLSNGKGIWGKILNFVENFLDIVVIIAIALILLLVLVLIVTAVKLRHRDLELDDLYDEYGIDLDEEEEALKAKKKEEKQEKKAQKASKQVSKKASKKYDDEDEFEGYDEDDLWVTENIAKAMEKPKKQKSVKHATAKKAAAKGVRSLDETGPAIRKPVKNINLQDTDDFEKFTPLDEEEFDNFEGYYSDDDYDMFGSNDYDYDDDELFDATADLLSNHPEKKRSHAEMDDTFKMDVIDLD